A genomic window from Phormidium ambiguum IAM M-71 includes:
- the crtB gene encoding 15-cis-phytoene synthase CrtB, whose translation MLQLSNYPRMRTLASLEQSYELCRQITAKYAKTFYLGALLMPEAKRRAIWAIYAWCRRTDELVDGPQSVNTTDETLDRWEQQLESVFAGVPQDDQDVALVDTLQRYPMDIQPFRDMIAGQRMDLYRNRYETFEELNLYCYRVAGTVGLMSTAVIGVDTTNYTAPWNQDREVYIPTEEAIALGIANQLTNILRDVGEDARRGRIYLPLEELALFNYTEADLFNGVVDDRWRELMRFQIQRARKYFVLAEKGIRALSTDSRWPIWAALMLYQRILNAIERNNYDVFRQRAYVSNSTKLLCLPIAGIRSKVL comes from the coding sequence ATGCTGCAACTGTCTAATTACCCTCGCATGAGAACGCTGGCCTCTTTGGAGCAATCCTACGAACTCTGTCGTCAAATTACAGCTAAATACGCCAAGACGTTTTATTTAGGCGCATTACTAATGCCGGAGGCCAAGCGTCGGGCAATTTGGGCTATTTACGCTTGGTGCCGTCGGACAGATGAACTCGTAGATGGCCCCCAATCAGTCAACACCACCGACGAAACTCTCGATCGCTGGGAACAACAGCTAGAATCCGTATTCGCTGGCGTTCCCCAAGACGATCAAGATGTCGCTTTAGTTGATACGCTGCAACGTTACCCGATGGACATTCAACCATTTCGGGATATGATTGCAGGTCAACGAATGGACTTATATCGCAATCGATATGAGACTTTTGAAGAACTAAATCTTTACTGTTATCGGGTCGCTGGTACAGTTGGGTTAATGTCTACTGCTGTCATCGGTGTTGATACAACCAATTACACTGCCCCTTGGAATCAAGATCGAGAAGTTTATATTCCTACAGAAGAAGCGATCGCATTAGGAATAGCTAACCAATTAACTAACATTCTCCGCGATGTGGGAGAAGATGCCCGTCGCGGACGCATCTACCTACCCTTAGAAGAATTGGCTTTGTTTAATTACACCGAAGCCGATTTATTTAACGGCGTAGTTGACGATCGCTGGCGGGAATTAATGCGTTTCCAAATTCAACGGGCACGCAAGTATTTTGTATTAGCAGAAAAGGGCATTCGCGCCCTGAGTACTGATTCTCGTTGGCCAATTTGGGCAGCTTTGATGTTATATCAAAGAATCTTAAATGCGATCGAACGGAATAACTACGATGTTTTCCGGCAAAGAGCTTATGTTTCTAATTCCACAAAGCTGCTATGTTTGCCGATCGCCGGGATACGCTCAAAAGTCCTCTAA
- the pds gene encoding 15-cis-phytoene desaturase — translation MRVAIAGAGLAGLSCAKYLTDVGHTPIVLESRDVLGGLVAAWKDKDGDWYETGLHAFFGAYPNMLQLFKELDIEDRLQWKEHTLIFNQPEKPGTYSRFDVPDLPAPINVILSILRNNDMLTWEQKIRFAVGLLPAVVRGQKYVEEMDKYSLLEWLRRQGVDEKVNTDIFIAASKALTFINPDEVSATIPLTALNRFLQERYGSKIAFLDGSPTERMCQPLADYITERGGEVRINSPLKEIVLNEDGTVKHFVIRGLNGAPDEILTADVYVSAMSVDVVKVMLPKPWQQMEFFQKLEGLEGVPVINLHLWFDRKLTDIDQLLFSRSDLLSVYADMSNTCREYANPDRSMLELVLAPAKDWIDRSEEDIVAATMAELKKLFPHHFDNDKPAKLLKYHIVKTPRSVYKAIPGRQQHRPTQTTPISNFYLAGSYTMQRYLGSMEGAVLSGKLTAQAIAEAHPQTAKKVNTTPITSQPATNAATV, via the coding sequence ATGCGAGTTGCGATCGCTGGAGCAGGTCTAGCAGGACTTTCCTGCGCTAAATATCTCACAGATGTCGGTCACACCCCGATCGTCCTAGAAAGCCGAGACGTACTAGGAGGATTAGTGGCTGCATGGAAAGACAAAGACGGCGACTGGTACGAAACTGGATTGCACGCTTTCTTCGGAGCCTATCCCAATATGCTTCAACTGTTCAAGGAATTGGACATCGAAGATCGGCTCCAGTGGAAAGAGCATACACTAATTTTCAATCAACCAGAAAAACCTGGAACCTATTCCCGTTTTGATGTTCCAGATCTTCCCGCACCAATCAACGTAATTTTGTCCATTCTGCGGAACAACGATATGCTCACTTGGGAGCAGAAAATTCGTTTTGCCGTCGGACTACTTCCAGCAGTAGTTCGGGGACAAAAGTACGTCGAGGAAATGGACAAATACTCGCTTTTGGAATGGCTGAGAAGACAAGGTGTAGATGAAAAAGTAAACACCGATATCTTTATCGCTGCTTCCAAAGCTCTCACCTTCATTAATCCCGATGAAGTATCCGCAACTATTCCATTAACGGCGCTTAATCGCTTCCTGCAAGAGCGTTACGGCTCGAAAATCGCCTTTTTGGATGGTTCACCTACCGAGCGGATGTGTCAGCCTTTAGCGGACTATATTACCGAACGTGGCGGCGAAGTTCGGATTAACTCACCGCTTAAGGAAATTGTCCTCAACGAAGATGGCACGGTGAAGCATTTTGTGATTCGTGGACTCAACGGCGCACCAGATGAAATTTTGACCGCTGATGTTTACGTTTCCGCAATGTCTGTGGATGTGGTAAAAGTGATGTTGCCTAAACCTTGGCAGCAGATGGAATTTTTCCAAAAGCTGGAAGGTTTGGAAGGTGTGCCTGTAATTAATTTACACTTGTGGTTCGATCGCAAACTCACAGACATCGATCAACTGCTATTTTCCCGTTCCGATTTACTCAGCGTCTATGCGGACATGAGTAACACTTGCCGGGAATACGCCAATCCCGATCGCTCGATGCTAGAACTTGTTTTAGCACCCGCGAAAGATTGGATCGATCGCTCTGAAGAAGACATCGTGGCTGCGACAATGGCAGAGTTGAAAAAACTCTTCCCGCACCACTTTGATAATGATAAGCCAGCTAAATTGCTGAAATATCACATTGTAAAAACGCCGCGTTCAGTCTACAAAGCAATTCCAGGCCGTCAACAACACCGTCCTACCCAAACTACTCCTATTAGTAATTTTTATCTTGCAGGTAGTTATACCATGCAACGTTATTTAGGCAGTATGGAAGGTGCCGTACTTTCTGGTAAGCTGACAGCGCAGGCGATCGCTGAAGCACACCCGCAAACAGCAAAAAAGGTAAACACAACCCCAATCACCTCCCAGCCTGCGACCAATGCTGCAACTGTCTAA